In Musa acuminata AAA Group cultivar baxijiao chromosome BXJ2-3, Cavendish_Baxijiao_AAA, whole genome shotgun sequence, the following proteins share a genomic window:
- the LOC135606972 gene encoding DNA repair endonuclease UVH1-like isoform X1, producing MLPFQGLIVSDLLDDPNGGLVVLSSGLPLPSLVASLLLLHDASAGSLLLLSASDTQKSAISAALRRYGQPDLPLPSDIPGDLPSHNRTALYASGAALFVTPRVLVADLLTSRVPPSSIAALVVLNAHRLSDTSTEAFIARILRDHSPSSPIHAFSDRPHAMVAGFAKAERIMKSLFVRRLHLWPRFHVLVSSDLESAPPEVVDVRVPMTPAMIGIQAAVLGSMDACLKELRRTNKVDVEDLTVENGLFKSFDEIVRRQLDPIWHTLGKKTKQLVSDLKTLRKLLDYLVRYDAVTYLKYLDTLRVSEGVRSVWIFADSSYKIFELAKKRVYQMVRADGTKISVDTKSATRKRKVNNESKKETGSGTGASSAIETDGSKVDTKAGVVLEEVLEEAPKWKVLRELLEEIEEERRKDIQPKEGETVAEDAGDLSEIVLVACKDERSCMQLEDCISRSPQQVMREEWEKYLLGKVELHSLRKRNKKRSQEPKGFGVLDGVVAAGSSDNSEPSSISKYENDALLAAASEINILSKEVDVGDNSQSESRRKYFRKTRGKGRSRKGLSKTQLPEAKSYQIDNNDKNEKTSSNPEGVHSDPERKSPESYQENNLENICIEKDLIQGHKEESHGATLNHIKPLPPVQFYALDSDQHILDVLNPFVIIVYHPDMTFVREIEVYKAENPSKKLKVYFLFYEDSAEVQKFEASIRRENSAFESLIRQKSLMMIPVDQNGRCIGPSTSCEPQSVIAQNSLTRKAGGRKLQEKKMQVIVDMREFMSSLPNVLHLKGMHVIPVTLEVGDYVLSPQICVERKSIADLFQSFASGRLYHQVETMSRYYRMPVLLIEFSQDKSFSFQSASDIGDDVSPTSIISKLSLLVLHFPRLRLVWSRNVHATAEIFSSLKQNQDEPDESKAIRVGVPSEDGVVENDVRAENYNTSAVEFLRRLPGVTDANYRALMDGCKNLAELALLPIERLTEFMGGQKAARMLKEFLDAKCPTLL from the exons ATGCTCCCCTTCCAGGGGCTGATCGTCTCCGACCTGCTCGACGACCCCAACGGCGGCCTGGTCGTCCTCTCCTCTGGCCTCCCCCTCCCGTCCCTCGtcgcctccctcctcctccttcatGACGCCTCCGCtggctctctcctcctcctctccgcctCCGACACCCAGAAGTCCGCCATCTCCGCCGCGCTCCGCAGGTATGGGCAACCGGACCTCCCCCTTCCCTCTGATATCCCAGGCGACCTCCCCTCTCACAACCGCACTGCTCTCTACGCCTCCGGCGCTGCCCTCTTCGTCACTCCCCGCGTCCTCGTAGCCGACCTCCTCACCTCCCGCGTCCCCCCATCCTCCATTGCCGCCCTTGTCGTGCTCAACGCTCATCGCCTCTCCGACACCTCCACCGAGGCCTTCATCGCCCGCATCCTCCGGGACCACTCCCCTTCTTCCCCCATCCATGCCTTCTCCGATCGGCCCCACGCGATGGTCGCCGGCTTCGCCAAGGCCGAGCGCATTATGAAGTCCCTCTTTGTCCGCCGCCTCCACCTCTGGCCAAGGTTCCACGTCCTCGTCTCGTCTGACCTCGAGAGTGCTCCACCCGAGGTCGTGGACGTCAGGGTGCCCATGACGCCAGCCATGATTGGGATCCAGGCTGCGGTGCTTGGGTCCATGGATGCCTGTCTCAAGGAGCTCCGGAGGACCAACAAGGTCGACGTTGAGGACCTCACTGTCGAGAACGGCCTGTTCAAGTCTTTCGATGAGATCGTGAGGCGGCAGCTCGACCCCATCTGGCACACTCTTGGGAAGAAGACCAAGCAGCTGGTTAGCGATCTCAAGACCCTAAGGAAGCTGTTGGATTACCTTGTCAG GTACGATGCTGTCACGTATCTGAAGTATTTGGATACCTTGAGAGTTTCAGAAGGTGTTCGATCAGTGTGGATATTTGCTGATTCAAGCtataagatttttgagcttgcgaAAAAGCGGGTTTACCAGATGGTTCGAGCAGATGGGACAAAAATCAGTGTGGACACTAAAAGCGCCACTAGGAAAAGGAAAGTTAATAATGAGAGCAAGAAAGAAACCGGAAGTG GGACTGGAGCTTCTTCTGCAATTGAAACAGATGGAAGTAAAGTGGATACAAAAGCTGGTGTAGTGTTGGAAGAAGTCCTGGAAGAAGCCCCCAAGTGGAAGGTGTTACGT GAACTGCTGGAAGAAATAGAAGAAGAGCGCAGAAAAGACATTCAGCCTAAAGAAGGAGAAACAGTAGCAGAAGATGCAGGGGATCTCAGTGAAATTGTTCTGGTTGCATGTAAAGATGAACGCTCATGCATGCAGTTGGAAGATTGCATCTCAAGAAGCCCACAGCAG GTTATGCGGGAAGAGTGGGAGAAGTACTTGCTAGGCAAAGTGGAGTTGCACAGTTTAAGGAAACGCAACAAGAAAAGATCTCAGGAACCTAAAGGTTTTGGTGTACTTGATGGTGTGGTTGCTGCTGGATCATCTGATAATTCAGAACCTAGCAGCATATCCAaatatgaaaatgatgccttattggCTGCAGCATCAGAGATCAACATTTTATCTAAAGAAGTTGATGTTGGGGATAATTCTCAGTCCGAAAGTAGAAGGAAATATTTTCGAAAAACAAGAGGAAAAGGAAGATCGAGGAAAGGTTTGTCAAAGACTCAACTTCCTGAAGCTAAAAGTTATCAGATAGATAACAATGATAAAAATGAAAAGACCAGTTCAAATCCCGAGGGTGTACACAGTGACCCTGAAAGAAAATCCCCAGAAAGTTATCAGGAGAATAATCTAGAGAACATATGTATAGAGAAAGATCTTATTCAGGGGCATAAAGAGGAGTCCCATGGTGCAACATTGAATCATATCAAGCCACTTCCACCTGTGCAATTTTATGCACTGGATAGTGACCAACATATACTTGATGTGCTGAACCCATTTGTTATAATTGTATATCATCCAGACATGACCTTTGTCAGAGAAATAGAAGTTTACAAAGCTGAGAATCCCTCTAAGAAGTTAAAGGTCTACTTTTTGTTTTATGAGGACTCTGCTGAGGTGCAAAAGTTTGAGGCAAGCATACGCAGGGAAAACAGTGCATTTGAATCCTTGATCAGGCAGAAATCACTGATGATGATCCCAGTGGATCAG AATGGACGATGTATTGGACCTAGTACTTCTTGCGAACCACAGTCGGTTATTGCGCAGAACTCATTAACAAGGAAAGCAGGTGGTAGAAagctacaagaaaaaaaaatgcag GTTATAGTGGATATGAGGGAGTTCATGAGCAGCCTTCCTAATGTTCTTCACCTGAAAGGCATGCATGTTATACCTGTTACTCTGGAAGTTGGTGATTACGTTCTTTCACCTCAGATTTGTGTTGAAAGAAAAAGCATAGCAGATCTGTTTCAAAGTTTTGCATCAGGTCGTCTCTATCATCAGGTGGAAACAATGAGTCGTTACTACAGAATGCCTGTGCTTCTAATTGAGTTTTCACAGGATAAGAGCTTCTCTTTCCAG TCTGCAAGTGACATTGGTGATGATGTATCACCAACGAGCATAATTTCAAAGCTCTCGTTGCTTGTTCTTCATTTTCCTCGCCTGCGCCTTGTCTGGTCTCGCAATGTGCATGCCACAGCAGAAATATTTTCATCACTCAAACAAAATCAGGATGAACCAGATGAGAGCAAGGCAATTAGAGTAGGTGTTCCATCAGAAGACGGTGTTGTGGAGAACGATGTAAG GGCTGAAAATTATAATACCTCTGCAGTAGAGTTCTTGAGGCGTCTCCCTGGAGTGACAGATGCAAATTACAGAGCACTGATGGATGGATGTAAAAACTTGGCCGAACTTGCTCTTCTTCCCATTGAGAGGCTAACAGAATTCATGGGAGGTCAGAAGGCAGCTCGGATGCTGAAGGAATTTCTTGATGCAAAGTGCCCAACCTTGTTGTGA
- the LOC135606972 gene encoding DNA repair endonuclease UVH1-like isoform X3 — translation MTPPLALSSSSPPPTPRSPPSPPRSAADLLTSRVPPSSIAALVVLNAHRLSDTSTEAFIARILRDHSPSSPIHAFSDRPHAMVAGFAKAERIMKSLFVRRLHLWPRFHVLVSSDLESAPPEVVDVRVPMTPAMIGIQAAVLGSMDACLKELRRTNKVDVEDLTVENGLFKSFDEIVRRQLDPIWHTLGKKTKQLVSDLKTLRKLLDYLVRYDAVTYLKYLDTLRVSEGVRSVWIFADSSYKIFELAKKRVYQMVRADGTKISVDTKSATRKRKVNNESKKETGSGTGASSAIETDGSKVDTKAGVVLEEVLEEAPKWKVLRELLEEIEEERRKDIQPKEGETVAEDAGDLSEIVLVACKDERSCMQLEDCISRSPQQVMREEWEKYLLGKVELHSLRKRNKKRSQEPKGFGVLDGVVAAGSSDNSEPSSISKYENDALLAAASEINILSKEVDVGDNSQSESRRKYFRKTRGKGRSRKGLSKTQLPEAKSYQIDNNDKNEKTSSNPEGVHSDPERKSPESYQENNLENICIEKDLIQGHKEESHGATLNHIKPLPPVQFYALDSDQHILDVLNPFVIIVYHPDMTFVREIEVYKAENPSKKLKVYFLFYEDSAEVQKFEASIRRENSAFESLIRQKSLMMIPVDQNGRCIGPSTSCEPQSVIAQNSLTRKAGGRKLQEKKMQVIVDMREFMSSLPNVLHLKGMHVIPVTLEVGDYVLSPQICVERKSIADLFQSFASGRLYHQVETMSRYYRMPVLLIEFSQDKSFSFQSASDIGDDVSPTSIISKLSLLVLHFPRLRLVWSRNVHATAEIFSSLKQNQDEPDESKAIRVGVPSEDGVVENDVRAENYNTSAVEFLRRLPGVTDANYRALMDGCKNLAELALLPIERLTEFMGGQKAARMLKEFLDAKCPTLL, via the exons atGACGCCTCCGCtggctctctcctcctcctctccgcctCCGACACCCAGAAGTCCGCCATCTCCGCCGCGCTCCGCAG CCGACCTCCTCACCTCCCGCGTCCCCCCATCCTCCATTGCCGCCCTTGTCGTGCTCAACGCTCATCGCCTCTCCGACACCTCCACCGAGGCCTTCATCGCCCGCATCCTCCGGGACCACTCCCCTTCTTCCCCCATCCATGCCTTCTCCGATCGGCCCCACGCGATGGTCGCCGGCTTCGCCAAGGCCGAGCGCATTATGAAGTCCCTCTTTGTCCGCCGCCTCCACCTCTGGCCAAGGTTCCACGTCCTCGTCTCGTCTGACCTCGAGAGTGCTCCACCCGAGGTCGTGGACGTCAGGGTGCCCATGACGCCAGCCATGATTGGGATCCAGGCTGCGGTGCTTGGGTCCATGGATGCCTGTCTCAAGGAGCTCCGGAGGACCAACAAGGTCGACGTTGAGGACCTCACTGTCGAGAACGGCCTGTTCAAGTCTTTCGATGAGATCGTGAGGCGGCAGCTCGACCCCATCTGGCACACTCTTGGGAAGAAGACCAAGCAGCTGGTTAGCGATCTCAAGACCCTAAGGAAGCTGTTGGATTACCTTGTCAG GTACGATGCTGTCACGTATCTGAAGTATTTGGATACCTTGAGAGTTTCAGAAGGTGTTCGATCAGTGTGGATATTTGCTGATTCAAGCtataagatttttgagcttgcgaAAAAGCGGGTTTACCAGATGGTTCGAGCAGATGGGACAAAAATCAGTGTGGACACTAAAAGCGCCACTAGGAAAAGGAAAGTTAATAATGAGAGCAAGAAAGAAACCGGAAGTG GGACTGGAGCTTCTTCTGCAATTGAAACAGATGGAAGTAAAGTGGATACAAAAGCTGGTGTAGTGTTGGAAGAAGTCCTGGAAGAAGCCCCCAAGTGGAAGGTGTTACGT GAACTGCTGGAAGAAATAGAAGAAGAGCGCAGAAAAGACATTCAGCCTAAAGAAGGAGAAACAGTAGCAGAAGATGCAGGGGATCTCAGTGAAATTGTTCTGGTTGCATGTAAAGATGAACGCTCATGCATGCAGTTGGAAGATTGCATCTCAAGAAGCCCACAGCAG GTTATGCGGGAAGAGTGGGAGAAGTACTTGCTAGGCAAAGTGGAGTTGCACAGTTTAAGGAAACGCAACAAGAAAAGATCTCAGGAACCTAAAGGTTTTGGTGTACTTGATGGTGTGGTTGCTGCTGGATCATCTGATAATTCAGAACCTAGCAGCATATCCAaatatgaaaatgatgccttattggCTGCAGCATCAGAGATCAACATTTTATCTAAAGAAGTTGATGTTGGGGATAATTCTCAGTCCGAAAGTAGAAGGAAATATTTTCGAAAAACAAGAGGAAAAGGAAGATCGAGGAAAGGTTTGTCAAAGACTCAACTTCCTGAAGCTAAAAGTTATCAGATAGATAACAATGATAAAAATGAAAAGACCAGTTCAAATCCCGAGGGTGTACACAGTGACCCTGAAAGAAAATCCCCAGAAAGTTATCAGGAGAATAATCTAGAGAACATATGTATAGAGAAAGATCTTATTCAGGGGCATAAAGAGGAGTCCCATGGTGCAACATTGAATCATATCAAGCCACTTCCACCTGTGCAATTTTATGCACTGGATAGTGACCAACATATACTTGATGTGCTGAACCCATTTGTTATAATTGTATATCATCCAGACATGACCTTTGTCAGAGAAATAGAAGTTTACAAAGCTGAGAATCCCTCTAAGAAGTTAAAGGTCTACTTTTTGTTTTATGAGGACTCTGCTGAGGTGCAAAAGTTTGAGGCAAGCATACGCAGGGAAAACAGTGCATTTGAATCCTTGATCAGGCAGAAATCACTGATGATGATCCCAGTGGATCAG AATGGACGATGTATTGGACCTAGTACTTCTTGCGAACCACAGTCGGTTATTGCGCAGAACTCATTAACAAGGAAAGCAGGTGGTAGAAagctacaagaaaaaaaaatgcag GTTATAGTGGATATGAGGGAGTTCATGAGCAGCCTTCCTAATGTTCTTCACCTGAAAGGCATGCATGTTATACCTGTTACTCTGGAAGTTGGTGATTACGTTCTTTCACCTCAGATTTGTGTTGAAAGAAAAAGCATAGCAGATCTGTTTCAAAGTTTTGCATCAGGTCGTCTCTATCATCAGGTGGAAACAATGAGTCGTTACTACAGAATGCCTGTGCTTCTAATTGAGTTTTCACAGGATAAGAGCTTCTCTTTCCAG TCTGCAAGTGACATTGGTGATGATGTATCACCAACGAGCATAATTTCAAAGCTCTCGTTGCTTGTTCTTCATTTTCCTCGCCTGCGCCTTGTCTGGTCTCGCAATGTGCATGCCACAGCAGAAATATTTTCATCACTCAAACAAAATCAGGATGAACCAGATGAGAGCAAGGCAATTAGAGTAGGTGTTCCATCAGAAGACGGTGTTGTGGAGAACGATGTAAG GGCTGAAAATTATAATACCTCTGCAGTAGAGTTCTTGAGGCGTCTCCCTGGAGTGACAGATGCAAATTACAGAGCACTGATGGATGGATGTAAAAACTTGGCCGAACTTGCTCTTCTTCCCATTGAGAGGCTAACAGAATTCATGGGAGGTCAGAAGGCAGCTCGGATGCTGAAGGAATTTCTTGATGCAAAGTGCCCAACCTTGTTGTGA
- the LOC135606972 gene encoding DNA repair endonuclease UVH1-like isoform X2, with the protein MLPFQGLIVSDLLDDPNGGLVVLSSGLPLPSLVASLLLLHDASAGSLLLLSASDTQKSAISAALRRYGQPDLPLPSDIPGDLPSHNRTALYASGAALFVTPRVLVADLLTSRVPPSSIAALVVLNAHRLSDTSTEAFIARILRDHSPSSPIHAFSDRPHAMVAGFAKAERIMKSLFVRRLHLWPRFHVLVSSDLESAPPEVVDVRVPMTPAMIGIQAAVLGSMDACLKELRRTNKVDVEDLTVENGLFKSFDEIVRRQLDPIWHTLGKKTKQLVSDLKTLRKLLDYLVRYDAVTYLKYLDTLRVSEGVRSVWIFADSSYKIFELAKKRVYQMVRADGTKISVDTKSATRKRKVNNESKKETGSGTGASSAIETDGSKVDTKAGVVLEEVLEEAPKWKVLRELLEEIEEERRKDIQPKEGETVAEDAGDLSEIVLVACKDERSCMQLEDCISRSPQQVMREEWEKYLLGKVELHSLRKRNKKRSQEPKGFGVLDGVVAAGSSDNSEPSSISKYENDALLAAASEINILSKEVDVGDNSQSESRRKYFRKTRGKGRSRKGLSKTQLPEAKSYQIDNNDKNEKTSSNPEGVHSDPERKSPESYQENNLENICIEKDLIQGHKEESHGATLNHIKPLPPVQFYALDSDQHILDVLNPFVIIVYHPDMTFVREIEVYKAENPSKKLKVYFLFYEDSAEVQKFEASIRRENSAFESLIRQKSLMMIPVDQNGRCIGPSTSCEPQSVIAQNSLTRKAGGRKLQEKKMQVIVDMREFMSSLPNVLHLKGMHVIPVTLEVGDYVLSPQICVERKSIADLFQSFASGRLYHQVETMSRYYRMPVLLIEFSQDKSFSFQSASDIGDDVSPTSIISKLSLLVLHFPRLRLVWSRNVHATAEIFSSLKQNQDEPDESKAIRVGVPSEDGVVENDG; encoded by the exons ATGCTCCCCTTCCAGGGGCTGATCGTCTCCGACCTGCTCGACGACCCCAACGGCGGCCTGGTCGTCCTCTCCTCTGGCCTCCCCCTCCCGTCCCTCGtcgcctccctcctcctccttcatGACGCCTCCGCtggctctctcctcctcctctccgcctCCGACACCCAGAAGTCCGCCATCTCCGCCGCGCTCCGCAGGTATGGGCAACCGGACCTCCCCCTTCCCTCTGATATCCCAGGCGACCTCCCCTCTCACAACCGCACTGCTCTCTACGCCTCCGGCGCTGCCCTCTTCGTCACTCCCCGCGTCCTCGTAGCCGACCTCCTCACCTCCCGCGTCCCCCCATCCTCCATTGCCGCCCTTGTCGTGCTCAACGCTCATCGCCTCTCCGACACCTCCACCGAGGCCTTCATCGCCCGCATCCTCCGGGACCACTCCCCTTCTTCCCCCATCCATGCCTTCTCCGATCGGCCCCACGCGATGGTCGCCGGCTTCGCCAAGGCCGAGCGCATTATGAAGTCCCTCTTTGTCCGCCGCCTCCACCTCTGGCCAAGGTTCCACGTCCTCGTCTCGTCTGACCTCGAGAGTGCTCCACCCGAGGTCGTGGACGTCAGGGTGCCCATGACGCCAGCCATGATTGGGATCCAGGCTGCGGTGCTTGGGTCCATGGATGCCTGTCTCAAGGAGCTCCGGAGGACCAACAAGGTCGACGTTGAGGACCTCACTGTCGAGAACGGCCTGTTCAAGTCTTTCGATGAGATCGTGAGGCGGCAGCTCGACCCCATCTGGCACACTCTTGGGAAGAAGACCAAGCAGCTGGTTAGCGATCTCAAGACCCTAAGGAAGCTGTTGGATTACCTTGTCAG GTACGATGCTGTCACGTATCTGAAGTATTTGGATACCTTGAGAGTTTCAGAAGGTGTTCGATCAGTGTGGATATTTGCTGATTCAAGCtataagatttttgagcttgcgaAAAAGCGGGTTTACCAGATGGTTCGAGCAGATGGGACAAAAATCAGTGTGGACACTAAAAGCGCCACTAGGAAAAGGAAAGTTAATAATGAGAGCAAGAAAGAAACCGGAAGTG GGACTGGAGCTTCTTCTGCAATTGAAACAGATGGAAGTAAAGTGGATACAAAAGCTGGTGTAGTGTTGGAAGAAGTCCTGGAAGAAGCCCCCAAGTGGAAGGTGTTACGT GAACTGCTGGAAGAAATAGAAGAAGAGCGCAGAAAAGACATTCAGCCTAAAGAAGGAGAAACAGTAGCAGAAGATGCAGGGGATCTCAGTGAAATTGTTCTGGTTGCATGTAAAGATGAACGCTCATGCATGCAGTTGGAAGATTGCATCTCAAGAAGCCCACAGCAG GTTATGCGGGAAGAGTGGGAGAAGTACTTGCTAGGCAAAGTGGAGTTGCACAGTTTAAGGAAACGCAACAAGAAAAGATCTCAGGAACCTAAAGGTTTTGGTGTACTTGATGGTGTGGTTGCTGCTGGATCATCTGATAATTCAGAACCTAGCAGCATATCCAaatatgaaaatgatgccttattggCTGCAGCATCAGAGATCAACATTTTATCTAAAGAAGTTGATGTTGGGGATAATTCTCAGTCCGAAAGTAGAAGGAAATATTTTCGAAAAACAAGAGGAAAAGGAAGATCGAGGAAAGGTTTGTCAAAGACTCAACTTCCTGAAGCTAAAAGTTATCAGATAGATAACAATGATAAAAATGAAAAGACCAGTTCAAATCCCGAGGGTGTACACAGTGACCCTGAAAGAAAATCCCCAGAAAGTTATCAGGAGAATAATCTAGAGAACATATGTATAGAGAAAGATCTTATTCAGGGGCATAAAGAGGAGTCCCATGGTGCAACATTGAATCATATCAAGCCACTTCCACCTGTGCAATTTTATGCACTGGATAGTGACCAACATATACTTGATGTGCTGAACCCATTTGTTATAATTGTATATCATCCAGACATGACCTTTGTCAGAGAAATAGAAGTTTACAAAGCTGAGAATCCCTCTAAGAAGTTAAAGGTCTACTTTTTGTTTTATGAGGACTCTGCTGAGGTGCAAAAGTTTGAGGCAAGCATACGCAGGGAAAACAGTGCATTTGAATCCTTGATCAGGCAGAAATCACTGATGATGATCCCAGTGGATCAG AATGGACGATGTATTGGACCTAGTACTTCTTGCGAACCACAGTCGGTTATTGCGCAGAACTCATTAACAAGGAAAGCAGGTGGTAGAAagctacaagaaaaaaaaatgcag GTTATAGTGGATATGAGGGAGTTCATGAGCAGCCTTCCTAATGTTCTTCACCTGAAAGGCATGCATGTTATACCTGTTACTCTGGAAGTTGGTGATTACGTTCTTTCACCTCAGATTTGTGTTGAAAGAAAAAGCATAGCAGATCTGTTTCAAAGTTTTGCATCAGGTCGTCTCTATCATCAGGTGGAAACAATGAGTCGTTACTACAGAATGCCTGTGCTTCTAATTGAGTTTTCACAGGATAAGAGCTTCTCTTTCCAG TCTGCAAGTGACATTGGTGATGATGTATCACCAACGAGCATAATTTCAAAGCTCTCGTTGCTTGTTCTTCATTTTCCTCGCCTGCGCCTTGTCTGGTCTCGCAATGTGCATGCCACAGCAGAAATATTTTCATCACTCAAACAAAATCAGGATGAACCAGATGAGAGCAAGGCAATTAGAGTAGGTGTTCCATCAGAAGACGGTGTTGTGGAGAACGAT GGCTGA